One Sparus aurata chromosome 23, fSpaAur1.1, whole genome shotgun sequence genomic window, tggatgtgagtctctctggatttgtcaaagtcaacagttattcttttgcagtttaactTGATCATTTGTGACAAAACAGTTTGCTTTTTTAACAGGTATGAAGTGTGAACggttgacacagccagcctctgtgactgtgcagccaggtcaacgtctgaccatcacctgtcaaaAACATGAATGTTCATAAATTGTTTCCACTAATAATTACATTCTTTTACCATATATAAAACTGTGAAGGACTTTGTGTCATTCAGTTATTACACATTTGAGTGTCCTGTTTCTGGCTTCTACATACTCCCACAAGCTCAGTTtatagagaaaaacaaaatatcttaACACAGTTAAGTGAAAGAGTCACAGATTTACATAATTATATTAACAACTGACTGAGGTCCAAACAGTCATGGTCTGTAACCAATGTATCCCTTTTTTAAGGGGTcgttgctggagccaatcccagctgtctccgggcaaaggcagggtacaccctggacaactAACCAGCTCAATTCAGGACCCTCAGGAGCATGTTGGGGTTGACATGCAGCTCTACTCAGCctgggggagccgggatttgaaccagcaaccttccgatcactagctgACCCACTctacctgctgagctacagcAATCCCCTCAGAAAAATAGtgcattgaaaaaataaatgagggCATGTGTGAATAAAAATCCCTCAGGTTACCATTTGTTTTTGGTGTCAAAGAAGAATTATGGAGCATCACTCATCTTGAATTACAAAATAAGAGAATCTCTATCCCATAACTGTTTGACTTGTAGGCTCagacaaaaatcaaaaacacccacataaacacaatcacaaaatctGCTTagtaacatttttcaaaaatgtgctttcttgctgagagtcaGAAGATCAGTGTTGTtcttatatgtatataaaatgtcatcttcATTCCCTGAATAATGTAGATGGTGACACAAATCAGGGTCTTGACAATAGTGACGGGATAGTTACATCTTCTTTTATATCCTGTCCTTATTTATGCAAAGTGAACTTCCTCACAGTCTGCTATAAAGACTTGATAtcatgctgtcagctgcagcagaagaagagaagctccCATCAGATCACCTTCAATACCAACCAtgttctctgtagctctgctgctgctgctggctgctggatcctgtgagtctcactgaggcagagacactgacagtatgatcacagcacactgactgttcactgttATTACACTCATTCaatattcaacatgttttcctccacaggtgtgaagtgtgaacagttaacacagccagcctctgtgactgtgcagccaggtcaacgtctgaccatcacctgtcaggtctcttattctgttaGCGACTATGCTacagcttggatcagacagcctgcagggaaaggactggagtggattatATTTGGAGGTGTTGGATGGACCACACGCATCAAAGATTCCCTGAAGAACAAGTTCAGTATCGATTTAGACTCTTCCAGGAACACAGTAactctaaatggacagaatgtgcagtctgaagacactgctgtgtattactgtgccagaagagacacagtgagagacaataacaggagagtcatacaaaaactacttcctctATTTACACCACTGGAAACATTCACTTGTCTCAGTATCACGCTTTTTGAGTAACTGTCAGTCAGGAAAATTCAGAGTTGTGACTCAATATTGAATTCTTATTTTATCTAAACTGAAATGTTTGATATTAAATTCAATTCCAAATTTGTTTGGCCGTCCAAGATCTCCCAAGAAACTTCTGAAGTTAAGACAATGtacaacttttaaaaagttattaGATGAATAAAAGTCATGTTAAGGAgcattaaagtttttttaattaaaactttTCTGCCCCATTTTACAGTTCTTACACTTCTTATTACTAGTCTAACCTTTAATTTAGATCTAAATTAGATCACAAATATATTGATAGTTTAAGACATCAAATTGTATGTGCTTTCAAGTCTTTAATGCATATAAGATAAACTAATTTCATGATGATAAAAGAGAGTAAATGCAGCAGTATCTTTTATTGAATCAAGTCTTATGCCCTCAGTTGTATTGTTTTATATCAGGTATTACAGTTTCACCCATTTCTGTCATTGCTGTTTGTCCATTGATtcatgaacatgaacaacatttacatttttgtttgattctgacacattgtttttattgaaataacaaaacacagtcAAGCAGATTCTGCGTCAAACACTCGACAGATTGCAgtctgtcatgactgtagatctgtttgttgtgttcttgtctggttttgtcttgtggtttcttgtatttgatttccatgtctttgtatcttgtcttgtgtcttgtttttccatgccctcatgtgtcctttaagttctcctgtgtattttcctgtgttcttccctctggctcccttgtctattgctttgttcccttcatgttctcatgtgctcctccccttcgttgtctcacctgttggtccacctcacctgttcctcgtcttgtcatcagtgtctgtgtatttagtctctgtgttcccttcactccttgtctggtcattgttcttgtcagcctcTTTCTGTGTCCATGCTCCAGTTCTTGtacctgctcctgtctgttccatgttcccccacggtatgtgtttttggatttgggttttgccttttgatttgaactttgtgctatttggtttgtactttgtcttgccttttttggttgctactttgccttgctttcttttgatACTTTGTCTGTTGACAACTTTTAATTAATAAAGCTCGCCGTTTGTTTTTCCCCTGATTTTGCCTCTTGTCCCCTgtttaactgcatttgggtccacctcctctATCCTGAGTTTTCCCCTCTAAAACCCCAACCCTGACACAGTCAGATAATCAGCAAACTTCAGTCCAGAACAAGATTCCAAACATTTATCTAAGAAAATGGGTTCTTTAGTTTAATTTATTGAGAATGAACTGTGTCCTTCTGGCAATCGtcatacaaaaagaaaaaaaatatgagaaagTAAAAAAGACATAGCAGTCGGGACTGAATCCCcctaaatgtatttaaagtaacagtttatacattttatatttaggaatagaaataagagaaacactGTGAATAATAGTCCATCAGCCTGACAAACAAAGTAATAAATATggtcaacccccccccccccccccccccccccacacacacacacacacacacacacacacaggaggagtcaatgcaaaactcagatgtcttcctcctctacttatctgactgcagagaggatgacagagaacagtgaacacacagtttaacatgatggactataggacaggactgctgctgttaactgtctgctgggcaggtgaacataTACACTGATTTCTATTTCAAATATTTCCATTGTTGTTGGGAACGTAACTAAATGTGGATCTTTTTTGCCttgacaggtgttgatggtcagactctgacagaatctgaaccagtggttaaaaggcctggagaatctcacagattgacctgtacaccctctggattcacattcagtgacTATGAGATGgcctggatcagacaggctcctggaaaaggactggagtgggttgCCTGCCCATAtggaaaagaaatagaaaaaacttATGAGACTTTCCCATAGCCTCTAATagtaaatgtttatgttttatatgtatTGTATGTCTTATAAGACTTATATGTCTCATACTATGATTTACTCATGAAAGTGGCcacttttgcatttttctcaTACAACATAATTataagaattaaaaatgaatcaagTAAACATTACATATATTGTTTATAAGGAATGCGCATGGCAAATTATGTTTTCCATATGTGTACAATATAatgtttgtactttttaattACATGTCTTAGTTATAAAGACATGtgctttttttatataaatatattatattatatatatgatttttgtgtgtaaagtgCATTTAATTTAAAGGTAAACTATgctttatttatatgttttttataaGACTGTCATATGTCAGTCCATTAAAATCACCATATCAGTATAAAAACATATACTttttatatatgaatatataaatcatatatagattttttgtatgttaatgtcatgtaaactatgcttttttatgtttttttaaactagaTTCTTATATGTCTGGCAATGCAAATTTCCATTACAGTATAACAAATATATGCTTTTTATGTATTAATTTATGACATTTCATACATGTTTCTGTAGTCAAAAACATATGAATCACATATTAAAATGACAGGACTTCATATGTTCCTATACTGATACTGTCTTGGATGAAACAAGTTTAAAACTGGCAAGACGTGGTTTGCCTGGTCATCGCACAGAACAACTAATTTCACCATATAGTGATATAAATGCAGTCTGTATAGATCTGTTATGTTGAAAACATGTCTTTATTAACAGTGGAACATTGCTGGGATTACAGTGCCGACAGcagtaaacaaacagcagtaaaCTATAATCTTAGGAAAGATCGTGTTTTCAAAGATATTCTTTGAATGAACTAGTGGCAAGATAGAAATATGACTCTCAATTAGTTATGATATTTAACACGTGTCATGCCTGCATACATACATGAAGAGCAAATGCTtattctactactactactaatatgGGAACAGTGTCACCCTCAACTAATTGTTGTCATTACAAACAGGTGTACACATCTAACTGATTTGCCTCTTCACATccaaagaaaggaaaaacaggGCTTAAAGGGAAATCAATTTTACCTCTATCTATCCGAGGTTAGGgatataatgttaaaaaaaatctgcagttgttgaggatgttctctgtgtctctggtgCGCAGCTGCAAAATCTGTTGttctgcctccagtgatgtcaaaTGACGGTGCTGGCTGTCATTCAGAGCTGCGCCTCAGAGACAGCGAACATCTGCAACAACTGCAGGCGTTTTTCACACTCGACCCTAACCCGGATAGAGCTAAGGTTGAACCTTGGCAAAGATCTCTGAGCAAATGCTAGTACTGCCTACTGTTTAGCATGCTTCACTAAACAAGCACTAAGCAGTGCGTAGTATGGTTAAAGTGCCACACATGCTTCCAGCAGACAGTAGTCAGTACCAGTATTTGCTCAGGGCCAAGGCCTATGTGATACACTTGTGTAAAACttacagcaaacaaaacagtttaatgGAGAGCTGCGGACACAGCAACGTTTTTACTTTTTGACCGGAGCTCCGTAATCTTGGCGTTGATCGTGCTTCCAATGCTGGAGAGCTGGGTCCCTGGCCACCTCTCAAGAGTTGCACCtacatataaacaaaaacaaacaaaaacaagaatgcAAAAGCTTAGTACAGTAGGATGAAATCAGACACAAAAGCAGAGACTATTGGGGAAACACCTATTGAATCTGAGGTGTATATACGTATGTAGATATAGGCTATATAATTAactgtatatattgttttaatctATTTTCATTCCAAATTCAATTATCTGTATATTTGTACTGTGTATGAAGGGGTTacagttcattttgttttgcaaccctgtgttgtaaaatgacaaatatatGACCATGAAAACCTGAAAACGTACTGTAAATGGCATCCAATTTATTTTGTCCAGCGGTAGACGAGCATCTCCTCTGCCTCGTTTGTTGCCCCGAAGATTGCTCACTAGCAGTACTTCTACCGGGAAGACTGCGGTGAGCAGATGTCTTACAAATACTGAGGCCGAATTTGCATTGAGGGCATAGGCCCATGCCAGTCTCTCAACCATGACTCCGGTCCCAGGATGGATCTCAACCTGTTTAGACAAGGACACAAGGTAAGCATTTAAAGttagaaaatgtatgatttgttCAGCCCAACAGATTTTAGACATAAAAGCAGATTAGATCTGCCATAATCATTAAAAGGTCTATTTTAtgtggtgtatttatttattctttataaaACAATTACCTTAGAAGACTGGGAGACAGTCAGTGATGGAGTGACAGATGCAGACCTGGAACTGGACACCGTAGATCTGGGTACGGACAGCAGTGAAGTGGCAGATGGACAACTGGACCCGGACTGCGGAGAACCTGGGAGGACCAGCGGTGGTGTGTTAAGCTCCAACCTGGATCTCTCAGGAGATGCAGCCGAATCAATTATATTCCTCATGCTCTGTAGGAGTCCTGGCACATCTAGACATAGTAtatcaaaaaaaacaattagttATCAACCCTCTTCTTTAGGCCAAACTAGCCTACAACACAGTCAATTCAGCCTACagtcatttagaaaaaaagtgtaataGTTGTCTAATGGTTAAATTATTGATATCATGATACCTCGAAGAACCATCTCCTTCAATTTAGCATTTTCTGCTTTTAGGTCCTTGATCTCCTGCTTTAATTCAACTGCAGTCTTCCTCTGATTGTTATGATTATCTGGAGAAGGCTGTGATTGACCATATTGCTTAAGAAACTCGTCTGCGGGGTCTGTCCTCGTGGGAACCTTTGACCTCTGGGtgtcaagagaaaaaaatagaatcaTCAGATAGAAAACCAAAAGACAAACATGGTTTACGCTGGAGTTGACCAGCCATACTGTACAACAGAATCAACATCAAGAATCAGTAATCtttacatattttcttttctagcTAGATGTAATGCCTATTACACAGTAGTGCCAACCCCTTACACATTCTTTTTACGTTACCACTGGGAAATATGGTCAATACACAGGAGCTAAAGTAAATTCACATCACCTTAACTTGCAATGACTGAGTCTCAGTATCGGTTGAGCCTTCCGAATCATCCCCATATTTTTGGGGGGCCACTGACACCCTCTTTGCCAGCTCTGCAGGTTCGTCTTCCTTTAGCAGTGAGTTAAGTTTACGAGTTGTCTCAAAACGAGTGGctaaagaaggaaagaaaaagacatacCCTAGTTATACTCAAATGGCAGATCACTTTTTCATAACACTAATACTGAAAATATACTTCAAGATGGTGATGTTTGCTCCTATGTGCATTTCATTTGAAGGGGTTATGCAATAGGCAAACATGACACCTGACACAATCATACGTTACCATTCAAAAAGGTTTGTTCCACCTGGTGTCAACAGTCAAAGTATTATTATGTCACCTTCAATGTCAAATTGACAGAGGCCATGTCAAGTGACATGATTGTCAGTTGATATACTGATATGTTAGGACACTTtcagcaaaacaacacagtacttgtgtttgtgtagagCACAATGGGTATAACTAAGGAATCAACCATGTATTAGTTGTGCTTATGCATTAACTTTTAGTCAGGTTAACTTGTAGATGATTGCATGTTTCTGAAACAAGTTTTCACTGCCAACTAACAACTTTCTTGCATTTGTAGTTCGGTATACATGATGAAATGGTGACAAAACTGTTACAACAAAAGTATGAGCTCTGTTTGaccaaattacattttaaaacatgggTTGACTTCTTTGAATGTTTGAAGTTTGTACTTAAACAGTTTTATTGCTGTGGACACATTCCACCAATAACATTCCAAATCCATTTATCATTTATACAACACAACAAATGCGAGAAAGTCTTCTGTCAACTGGCAATGAAAGTTAACACATGAGCTAAAACAGGCTGAATCTCGCCCTATTCATGTTTGAACAACTAACAAATTCTTTTGAAATGCTGTAAATTAAAGAGGACAATCTGCAATCAAAGCCATAGTAACTCTATCTTACCACTAACAAAGATGACGATGCCTCTGTAGTGAGGCCACCCTCCTCGTTGTTTCTTCCCATGGCGCCATTCAATGACAGTTGAATAGTTGGAAATGGGATTCCCATCGTGGTCCATCTTGGAATCATCATACCCCCTTATGGCATCAGTTTTTATCTCGCTGAGCTTTCCAAAATCCTCCCCTTCACTCCACTGCACCACGGCAAACTTCCTCTCCATGTGTCCTTAGCTTAGCAATCAATAAATAGAGTAGACAGAAAATATGAATAACCTTAACAGCcttttttggacaaaaaaaaacttcaggtATCTGCAGGTTTAGGCTAGTTATATTAAAGTTTTTTTGATGCCACTCAGAATTAAATTTAAGACAAATGTCATTATATATCGTGATATACCATTCTGTTATCTAAATTGATAACACCAAGCACATATTAACCATAATTTCTACCTTAATTTGATCTGAAATATTTGAAGGAATTTAACtgaaaattgcatttttggTTTTAAACCACACTTTACATTACCACGCAgataaatgtgacataaatCTTAATTTCACATAGGTGAGCACATATTgtgatgtacagtatattgatATTGAAAAGTCCTGatgattattgtgatttttactTCTTTCATACAGCCCAGCCCTATCTGAAAGGAGCCTCCACAGCCTACAACCAACCAGAGAGGGTCAAGTGGGTCTGGTGTTTGCTATAACAGACAATAGAGAGCTGCAGGAAACACATCACTGGCTACAAGATGTTCTTGATTATGGTTACTTTGGCCAGAGGCTGTGCAACCagatatagtatatatataatataaataattattCTATTTACTGATCGGGATAAGTTACATTTTAAGTTTAGgatcaaaaacaaatgttctgttATATTGCAGCAAATAGAAAATTATGTATTATATGCTTAGAATGATAAGCCTACCCATTGTAATCTATTCATTTCCCATGATTCTGTCTTGTAAATTGAAAATTCCATTGGAAAAATGAATCTAGATAACAGCTGAACAGTCCCGATCACTTGCAACCTTAacgtttaattataattttcGCTCTCCAATGACAGAATATTGTAATCCTTGGTTAGTTAACGTAACTTTATCTATTCCTGCAAACATAATGAGGGTTTTAGGTTTCATTTGTGTTATTAGCCTATCATAGAAATCCTATTAGAGCTAATTTATGTTAACATTATGTTACGTTACCTTCCAAAATGCGCCACTTTGGGTAATGTTAACGGTTAAGGTTAAAGTTAGCTAAGTGACTGTTAAATTAGCTAGCTAAATGAACGCTGAAAATGAATTAACTTTAGCCAGACAGAAAATCAACTGTTACATGAATAAGTCGAATttaagcaaacacatttaaaaacatacgTTAATTCACATACCTCTAAATTCACCCAACTGCGTAGAAGCAAAATCTGGGTGGCCGCCGTCAAGTACCGCCGTTCGTCTTCATTCAAAGATGTACCGTTGGTTTGGGAGGTCTCGCGAGATCTCGCACAGTGTCCCTTCCCGGGCACCGTACAATCCCGCCACTGAATGTATAGATACCGGAAGCTTGCGAGCGGTAAAACTGGTTACGGCGTGTTTAGGTTATAGCATGGATGCTGAGGACATTTGCGTGAGATAGCGTTGCTTGCCCAGTCTAGTTgactaacgttagctacgttACAAGACAGTTACAGTAATAGCTATGtcgaaaagaaaacacaacgttACTCTCAACACGAAAGAAAAAGATTGGTTGAGAGAAAACGTTCCAAGACGTACTTTgacaagatggaaaaaaaggtttgtgctacgtttatttttttaatgctggtGTAATTAATAATTACAGTTAACGTTACTGTCGACTGTTTCCTTAGGAAAATCAACAGAACTTTGACTGACATTGAAAAACACACTGCTCAACGACATGTAAGTGCAGCCCGGTTCTTGTCCTCTCGGTTTTAGGAGCTTAAGGTATACATTTCAACAGTTATGTAACTTTATAAGATATTATTTTACTTATAGCCTGCCATACACAATATCATTCAAGCCCTGACATGTGTGGACATACTGCAAAAGTTGCGAATCTGAAAGGATAATGTTAGCTTCACCAAAATGTGCACAGCTGGCATaggtgtttttcatgttgtttatttataatGTACCTGGTGTTTACAGACCTTAAGGCTGATGTACCATCATGTTGAAACGATCGGTAACGTTACAGCATTTACAGCAACTACTGTTAGTCAGCTCTATTCACCTCGTAAAGTGAATTCAGTAAAATTCAAAAGGCTTTACTTGCATGAACGTTTTAACAACAATGTTGCCAAACAAAGCATCAAAATACAAGTTGTCTAATATTTGGACAGTACACAATAACCGTAATATGAACATTCATACAAGATTAAGATTGATATGTATTGCATACAGTATCATATAGATGTATGCATGAATGTATATTTGAGTTGAACTTGTTACAGTAaatattctctctctttctctcactaaCCTTACAATATTATTGTAACAAGGACTATCTCTGTGTCTCCTGCCCTTACCCCATCTCTCcccctttttatctttttgattAATAATAGACTTGTGTTCTTTTTAGGAAATTGATGAAGGTGCCAGCCAAAGcgaagagcagagagcagagcctttcacattaacacaggtgagacaaaactacagtattatacaatgctctctctctctctcctctctcaaacTACAGCTACTATATCTGTCTCCTCCCAtaccccatctctctccctcctttttttatatttttgatgaataatgGACTTGTGTTCTTTTTAGGAAATTGATGAAGATGCCAGCCAAAGcgaagagcagagagcagagcctttcacatcaacacaggtgagacaaaactacagtattaaacaatgttctctctctctctctctctctctctctctctctctctcgcacacacacacactcttaaacTACAGCTACTATATCTGTCTCCTCCTATACCCcatgtctctccctccttttttatatttttgatgaataatgGACTTGTGTTCTTTTTAGGAAATTGATGAGGATGCCAGCCAAAGcgaagagcagagagcagagcctttcacattaacacaggtgagacaaaactacagtattatacaatgctctctctctctctcctctctcaaacTACAGCTACTATATCTGTCTCCTCCCAtaccccatctctctccctcctttttttatatttttgatgaataatgGACTTGTGTTCTTTTTAGGAAATTGATGAAGATGCCAGCCAAAGcgaagagcagagagcagagcctttcacatcaacacaggtgagacaaaactacagtattaaacaatgttctctctctctctctctctctctctctctctctctctctctcgcacacacacacactcttaaacTACAGCTACTATATCTGTCTCCTCCTATACCCcatgtctctccctccttttttatatttttgatgaataatgGACTTGTGTTCTTTTTAGGAAATTGATGAGGATGCCAGCCAAAGcgaagagcagagagcagagcctttcacattaacacaggtgagacaaaactacagtattatacaatgctctctctctctctcctctctcaaacTACAGCTACTATATCTGTCTCCTCCCAtaccccatctctctctctcctttttttatatttttgatgaataatgGACTTGTGTTCTTTTTAGGAAATTGATGAAGATGCCAGCCAAAGcgaagagcagagagcagagcctttcacatcaacacaggtgagacaaaactacagtattaaacaatgttctctctctctctctctctctctctctctctctctctctctctctctctctctctctctctctctctctctctctctctctctctctctctctctcgcacacacacacactcttaaacTACAGCTACTATATCTGTCTCCTCCTATACCCcatgtctctccctccttttttatatttttgatgaataatgGACTTGTGTTCTTTTTAGGAAATTGATGAGGATGCCAGCCAAAGcgaagagcagagagcagagcctttcacattaacacaggtgagacaaaactacagtattaaacaatgttctctctctctctctctctctctctctctctctctctctctcgcacacacacacactcttaaacTACAGCTACTATATCTGTCTCCTCCTATACCCcatgtctctccctccttttttatatttttgatgaataatgGACTTGTGTTCTTTTTAGGAAATTGATGAGGATGCCAGCCAAAGcgaagagcagagagcagagcctttcacattaacacaggtgagacaaaactacagtattatacaatgctctctctctctctcctctctcaaacTACAGCTACTATATCTGTCTCCTCCCATACCCcatgtctctccctcctttttttatatttttgatgaataatgGACTTGTGTTCTTTTTAGGAAATTGATGAGGATGCCAGCCAAAGcgaagagcagagagcagagcctttcacatcaacacaggtgagacaaaactacagtattaaacactgttctctctccctccctctctctctcgcacacacccTCTCTCAAACTACAGCTACTATATCTGTCACCTCCCATACCccatccctctccctctttatcttatcttattgaTAAATAATGgatttgtgttctttttaggaAATTGATGAAGATCCCAGCCAAAGcgaagagcagagagcagagcctttcacatcaacacaggtgagacaaaactacagtattaaacactgttctctctccctccctctctctctcgcacacacccTCTCTCAAACTACAGCTACTATATCTGTCACCTCCCATACCccatccctctccctctttatcttatcttattgaTAAATAATGgatttgtgttctttttaggaAATTGATGAAGATCCCAGCCAAAGcgaagagcagagagcagagcctttcacatcaacacaggtgagacaaaactaCAGTGCACACATTTATGAAGTTTATTACATAATTTGGTATGAAAATAAAGTATCACAAGACAACCAATGCAATaacaacattcacacattcatttccGCAGTTCATGTAAGTGTACCGACACTTTCTGTCCTTCCTCTTTTTTGATTCTTCATGTGTTGTGAATTCCATTAAATTTTTTTGTGCTAAGTGCTGTACACCAAAACAAGGTTATGtagtggaaaaataaaaacacagaacctGATAAGTTTTAATAAAACGCTTCTTTTTCTGAAATTTTAGGACAATGTACCTCAAGCAATAGATGATGTCCACACCCAAGGACTAACGGAAGAGCAAAGTTGCATCTCGATTCTCTCCTTTGCATTGAGACACAACACTACAGGTGTATTGATGGAAGACCTGCTGAAACTTTTAAAG contains:
- the LOC115575954 gene encoding uncharacterized protein LOC115575954, whose amino-acid sequence is MERKFAVVQWSEGEDFGKLSEIKTDAIRGYDDSKMDHDGNPISNYSTVIEWRHGKKQRGGWPHYRGIVIFVSATRFETTRKLNSLLKEDEPAELAKRVSVAPQKYGDDSEGSTDTETQSLQVKRSKVPTRTDPADEFLKQYGQSQPSPDNHNNQRKTAVELKQEIKDLKAENAKLKEMVLRDVPGLLQSMRNIIDSAASPERSRLELNTPPLVLPGSPQSGSSCPSATSLLSVPRSTVSSSRSASVTPSLTVSQSSKVEIHPGTGVMVERLAWAYALNANSASVFVRHLLTAVFPVEVLLVSNLRGNKRGRGDARLPLDKINWMPFTVQLLRGGQGPSSPALEARSTPRLRSSGQKVKTLLCPQLSIKLFCLL